The Fusarium oxysporum Fo47 chromosome II, complete sequence genome includes a region encoding these proteins:
- a CDS encoding cytochrome P450, translating into MAESVPIPEPPGYPLIGNLGEFTSNPLSDLNRLADTYGPIFRLRLGAKAPIFVSSNSLINEVCDEKRFKKTLKSVLSQVREGVHDGLFTAFEDEPNWGKAHRILVPAFGPLSIRGMFPEMHDIATQLCMKFARHGPRTPIDASDNFTRLALDTLALCAMDFRFNSYYKEELHPFIEAMGDFLTESGNRNRRPPFAPNFLYRAANEKFYGDIALMKSVADEVVAARKASPSDRKDLLAAMLNGVDPQTGEKLSDENITNQLITFLIAGHETTSGTLSFAMYQLLKNPDAYSKVQKEVDEVVGRGPVLVEHLTKLPYISAVLRETLRLNSPITAFGLEAIDDTFLGGKYLVKKGEIVTALLSRGHVDPVVYGNDADKFIPERMLDDEFARLNKEYPNCWKPFGNGKRACIGRPFAWQESLLAMVVLFQNFNFTMTDPNYALEIKQTLTIKPDHFYINATLRHGMTPTELEHVLAGNGATSSSTHNIKAAANSDTKAGGSGKPMAIFYGSNSGTCEALANRLASDAPGHGFSATTVGPLDQAKQNLPEDRPVVIVTASYEGQPPSNAAHFIKWMEDLNGNEMEKVSYAVFACGHHDWVETFHRIPKLVDSTLEKRGGTRLVPMGSADAATSDMFSDFEAWEDTVLWPGLKEKYKISDEESGGQKGLLVEVSTPRKTSLRQDVEEALVVAEKTLTKSGPAKKHIEIQLPSAMTYKAGDYLAILPLNPKSTVARVFRRFSLAWDSFLKIQSEGPTTLPTNVAISAFDVFSAYVELSQPATKRNILALAEATEDKATIQELERLAGDAYQAEISPKRVSVLDLLEKFPAVALPISSYLAMLPPMRVRQYSISSSPFADPSKLTLTYSLLDAPSLSGQGRHVGVATNFLSHLTAGDKLHVSVRASSEAFHLPSDAEKTPIICVAAGTGLAPFRGFIQERAAMLAAGRTLAPALLFFGCRNPEIDDLYAEEFERWEKMGAVDVRRAYSRATDKSEGCKYVQDRVYHDRADVFKVWDQGAKVFICGSREIGKAVEDVCVRLAIEKAQQNGRDVTEEMARAWFERSRNERFATDVFD; encoded by the exons ATGGCTGAATCTGTCCCTATTCCTGAGCCTCCAGGCTATCCTCTCATTGGAAACCTGGGAGAATTCACATCAAATCCTCTTTCTGATCTGAACCGTCTAGCGGATACATATG GCCCCATTTTTAGATTACGTCTTGGAGCCAAGGCTCCCATTTTCGTCTCCTCCAATTCATTGATCAACGAAGTTTGCGACGAGAAGCGTTTCAAAAAGACTCTAAAATCGGTTCTCAGC CAAGTTCGAGAGGGTGTTCACGATGGCCTCTTCACGGCATTCGAGGATGAGCCCAATTGGGGCAAAGCACACAGAATTCTGGTACCGGCTTTTGGCCCTTTGAGCATAAGGGGAATGTTCCCAGAAATGCACGACATCGCTACTCAATTGTGCATGAAATTTGCTCGTCATGGTCCTCGAACACCCATCGATGCCAGCGACAACTTTACCCGTCTTG CTCTGGATACTCTGGCCCTCTGCGCCATGGATTTCCGCTTCAACTCATATTACAAGGAGGAATTGCATCCATTTATCGAAGCCATGGGCGATTTCCTCACCGAGTCAGGAAACAGAAACCGACGACCTCCATTTGCGCCCAACTTTCTCTATCGTGCAGCAAACGAGAAGTTCTATGGCGACATCGCCCTAATGAAGTCAGTAGCCGATGAGGTCGTCGCCGCACGAAAGGCGAGCCCCAGCGATAGAAAGGATTTGCTCGCTGCTATGCTTAATGGTGTTGATCCTCAGACGGGAGAGAAGTTGTCCGAcgagaacatcaccaaccaGCTCATCACATTCCTTATTGCCGGCCACGAAACCACTTCTGGTACTCTATCCTTCGCCATGTATCAGCTTCTGAAGAACCCCGATGCCTACAGCAAGGTCCAGAAAGAAGTCGACGAGGTTGTTGGTCGTGGCCCCGTCTTGGTTGAGCACCTCACCAAGCTCCCTTACATCAGCGCTGTCTTGAGGGAGACCCTCCGACTCAACTCTCCTATTACTGCatttggtcttgaggctATCGACGACACTTTCCTCGGTGGCAAGTATCTCGTCAAGAAGGGTGAAATCGTCACTGCTCTTCTATCCAGGGGCCATGTTGACCCGGTCGTATATGGCAATGATGCTGATAAGTTCATTCCTGAGCGGATGCTTGACGATGAATTCGCGAGACTCAACAAGGAGTACCCCAACTGCTGGAAGCCTTTTGGAAACGGAAAACGAGCTTGTATCGGACGTCCTTTCGCCTGGCAAGAGTCTCTTCTCGCCATGGTCGTTCTCTTCCAGAACTTCAATTTCACCATGACGGATCCTAACTACGCTTTGGAGATCAAGCAGACACTGACCATCAAGCCTGACCACTTCTATATCAACGCTACCCTACGACATGGCATGACCCCAACCGAGTTAGAGCATGTCCTAGCAGGAAATGGAGCTACCAGCTCTTCAACCCACAATATCAAGGCCGCTGCGAATTCAGATACCAAGGCCGGCGGCAGTGGGAAGCCTATGGCTATTTTCTATGGCTCAAACAGTGGTACATGCGAGGCTCTTGCCAACAGACTCGCCTCGGATGCTCCTGGCCACGGCTTCAGCGCAACAACAGTTGGTCCTCTCGATCAGGCCAAGCAGAACCTTCCCGAAGACCGCCCCGTTGTCATCGTCACTGCATCGTACGAGGGACAGCCCCCATCCAATGCCGCCCACTTTATCAAGTGGATGGAAGACTTGAATGGTAATGAGATGGAAAAGGTGTCGTACGCTGTCTTTGCGTGTGGTCATCACGATTGGGTTGAGACATTCCACAGAATCCCCAAGCTTGTTGACTCTACTCTCGAGAAGCGTGGCGGTACTCGTCTCGTTCCCATGGGTAGTGCAGATGCTGCCACAAGTGACATGTTCAGCGACTTTGAAGCCTGGGAGGATACTGTCCTCTGGCCAGGCCTGAAGGAGAAATACAAGATCTCTGATGAGGAGTCAGGCGGCCAGAAGGGCCTGTTGGTCGAGGTTTCGACGCCCCGAAAGACGAGTCTTCGTCAAGATGTCGAAGAAGCGCTGGTGGTTGCTGAGAAGACTCTCACCAAGTCGGGCCCTGCTAAGAAGCATATTGAGATTCAGCTTCCCTCAGCCATGACCTACAAGGCCGGCGATTATCTTGCTATTCTTCCCCTGAACCCGAAGTCGACTGTGGCACGAGTGTTCCGACGATTCTCTCTGGCCTGGGATTCTTTCCTGAAGATCCAGTCAGAGGGACCTACTACGCTGCCTACCAACGTCGCCATTTCTGCTTTCGATGTATTTAGCGCATATGTTGAATTATCACAACCTGCTACAAAGAGG AACATCCTTGCACTTGCTGAGGCAACTGAAGACAAGGCCACCATCCAGGAACTCGAGAGACTTGCTGGGGATGCTTACCAAGCTGAGATCTCGCCAAAGAGAGTTTCAgttctggatcttcttgagaagttccCTGCTGTTGCTCTCCCTATCAGCTCCTATCTGGCCATGCTCCCTCCCATGAGAGTCCGACAATA ctccatctcttcctcaCCTTTTGCAGACCCCTCCAAACTCACACTCACATACTCCCTACTGGACGCTCCTTCGCTCTCTGGACAAGGTCGTCATGTCGGTGTCGCCACAAACTTCCTCTCGCACCTCACTGCTGGCGACAAACTCCACGTCTCAGTCCGCGCCTCGAGCGAAGCCTTCCACCTCCCCAGCGACGCTGAGAAGACTCCCATCATCTGTGTCGCCGCCGGAACTGGACTCGCTCCTTTCCGAGGTTTCATCCAGGAACGGGCCGCCATGCTCGCCGCAGGTCGAACTCTCGCACCAGCTCTTCTATTCTTCGGATGTCGAAACCCTGAGATCGATGACCTGTACGCTGAGGAGTTTGAACGCTGGGAGAAGATGGGTGCTGTAGATGTGCGACGTGCGTACTCTCGCGCCACTGACAAGTCTGAGGGATGCAAGTATGTCCAGGATCGTGTCTACCATGATCGCGCGGATGTCTTCAAGGTGTGGGATCAGGGAGCCAAGGTATTTATCTGCGGAAGTCGTGAAATCGGCAAGGCAGTTGAGGATGTCTGTGTCCGTCTCGCCATCGAGAAGGCTCAGCAGAATGGCAGGGATGTTACTGAAGAAATGGCGCGTGCTTGGTTTGAGAGGAGTAGGAATGAGCGTTTTGCTACTGATGTTTTCGATTAG
- a CDS encoding glycolipid transfer protein domain-containing protein — protein MSAVYPPGGTIVQSLKRTFADVPVDEANGNAVSTVEFLEASESLTTIFDAIGGVAFGPVKKDILGNVEKLRARHAAAPAESATVQDLVRNELKTGKHTATEGCLWLIRGLDFTKQGLEHNVQNPSVELSDSFRDAYGNTLKPHHSFMVKPIFSAAMSAVPYRKDFYAKLGDNPEKVQADLEAYLASFSKVVAILKEFINSKEAKW, from the exons atgtctgctGTCTATCCTCCCGGTGGTACCATCGTCCAGTCGCTCAAGCGAACCTTCGCCGACGTTCCTGTCGATGAGGCCAACGGCAATGCTGTCTCTACTGTTGAGTTCCTTGAGGCTTCTGAGTCTCTGACCACTATCTTCG ATGCCATTGGCGGTGTTGCTTTCGGCCCCGTCAAGAAGGATATCCTTGGCAACGTCGAG AAGCTCCGTGCTCGCCACGCCGCTGCTCCTGCCGAGTCCGCGACCGTCCAGGACCTTGTCCGTAACGAGCTCAAGACTGGCAAGCACACTGCCACCGAGGGCTGCCTCTGGCTCATCCG TGGTCTTGACTTCACCAAGCAGGGCCTCGAGCACAACGTCCAAAACCCCTCCGTCGAGCTCTCCGACTCCTTCCGCGACGCATACGGCAACACTCTGAAGCCCCACCACAGCTTCATGGTCAAGCCCATCTTCAGCGCTGCCATGTCCGCTGTTCCCTACCGAAAGGACTTCTACGCCAAGCTTGGTGACAACCCTGAGAAGGTCCAGGCCGATCTCGAGGCTTATCTCGCTTCCTTCTCCAAGGTCGTTGCCATCCTCAAGGAgttcatcaacagcaaggAGGCCAAGTGGTAA
- a CDS encoding Alpha/Beta hydrolase protein codes for METEFTPSESRPTTPEPPGYVNPLESSSRWYLIARAQAIRSAASLGFSIANRTDPPAPSPTKDIWLDATLSKADLSRADRAKTKIKAEVWMPPRPALGARTAVINFHGGGWILGQGTDDARWAGAIMANLDAVVFTVNYRLAPSCPFPTPIEDCVDAVLQIKHRAAEFGIDPDRIILSGFSAGATNALASWLILNDPDRWGYKFPIEPPKIAGITLYYPLLDWTISRPEKRLTCSKPEFTLPKGLTDLIDASFIYPIIPREERCDPRLSPGLMPDELLKKLPPIHLVLCEYDMLLAEGLKFSNRLKAANKQFTLRIVEGERHAWDCPPPMSPKESVAIEYQEAVETMASWFGQKCETDTESMRSMRLKRPVLKRPKYLSFKTWSGR; via the coding sequence ATGGAGACTGAATTCACCCCCTCTGAGTCACGACCAACCACCCCGGAACCTCCGGGCTATGTGAATCCTCTCGAGTCCAGCTCTAGATGGTACCTGATCGCTCGTGCCCAAGCCATTCGTTCTGCTGCCAGTCTGGGTTTCAGTATCGCTAATCGTACGGATCCTCCTGCACCCTCACCAACCAAGGACATTTGGCTCGATGCTACCCTGTCCAAGGCTGATCTTAGCCGCGCCGACCGCGCCAAGACAAAGATCAAGGCCGAAGTATGGATGCCGCCTCGTCCCGCTCTCGGTGCCCGGACTGCCGTTATAAACTTCCACGGAGGCGGATGGATTCTCGGTCAAGGCACCGACGATGCCCGTTGGGCCGGTGCTATCATGGCTAATCTGGACGCCGTTGTCTTTACTGTCAACTATCGTCTCGCGCCATCTTGTCCCTTCCCGACTCCCATCGAGGATTGTGTGGATGCAGTTCTTCAAATCAAGCATCGTGCTGCGGAATTCGGCATAGACCCTGATCGTATCATCCTGTCGGGGTTTTCCGCTGGTGCCACAAATGCCCTGGCAAGTTGGCTCATTCTTAACGACCCTGATCGATGGGGTTACAAGTTCCCCATCGAGCCTCCAAAGATTGCCGGAATCACTCTCTACTATCCCCTTCTGGACTGGACCATCTCGCGTCCGGAAAAACGGCTTACATGTTCAAAGCCGGAGTTTACCTTACCCAAGGGTCTAACAGATCTTATCGACGCTTCCTTCATCTACCCAATCATTCCTCGAGAGGAACGTTGCGACCCAAGACTTTCCCCAGGTTTGATGCCTGATGAGctactcaagaagcttcctCCCATTCACTTGGTCTTGTGCGAGTATGACATGCTCCTCGCCGAAGGTCTCAAGTTCTCAAATCGTCTCAAGGCTGCTAACAAGCAGTTCACATTACGTATAGTCGAAGGAGAGAGACACGCGTGGGATTGTCCACCACCCATGTCGCCAAAGGAGAGTGTTGCCATTGAGTATCAAGAGGCCGTGGAGACTATGGCCAGTTGGTTTGGGCAGAAGTGCGAGACTGACACTGAATCCATGCGATCAATGAGACTGAAACGGCCGGTTCTCAAGCGACCCAAATACCTCTCCTTCAAAACCTGGTCCGGGAGGTAG